A region of Nakaseomyces glabratus chromosome M, complete sequence DNA encodes the following proteins:
- a CDS encoding glycosyltransferase family 15 protein (CAGL0M06787g~Ortholog(s) have cytosol, endoplasmic reticulum, nucleus localization) translates to MRVKVKRWVNDAVEEVLDWLLSTIAIYMYITAIICGTFLYFTYPSRTDIRFYSEQDLGTERDAPFYYGCVNTEGYLQAPEYKKMNAAFVMLTRNNELKDVLSSMNSIEAHFNQWFKYPYVFLNDEPFSEEFKKSIREATDADIEFGTLDESQWEFPEEVRNTFEYQNAITDQGDRGILYGNMESYHKMCRFYSGIFYKHPLMQKYEWYWRLEPDVEFFCDLTYDPFFEMHRRNKKYAFTMIIPEIYWTVPNLFRYTKAFIREYGVKVGTLWKLFATNYDILKTDKGRDEFTDYENMVRDDLHQWVKFGGDVEPKLSEKVAIDHLLESETADDDVGLMFLVNRARSKVPLIEDEFEGEEYNLCHFWSNFEIARLDVFDNEVYNSYFQYLEASGGFWKERWGDAPVHSIGLALTLDVDDIHYFRDIGYMHSILKHCPKNSPDLNEFQYKPANKKYKRSSWTRYDTPIEGGSGCRCRCPSKPAEVEDTITFCFEKWMDVTHLKKGEVELYQLFNIEEKEEMVRNDFERHHQQQNQ, encoded by the coding sequence ATGAGGGTAAAGGTCAAAAGGTGGGTAAATGATGCAGTAGAGGAAGTATTAGATTGGCTATTGTCAACCATTGcgatatatatgtatattaCAGCCATTATTTGTGGGACATTCTTATATTTTACTTACCCTTCTCGAACTGATATACGATTTTACTCCGAGCAGGATTTGGGTACCGAAAGAGATGCACCATTCTACTATGGTTGTGTGAACACAGAGGGATATTTACAAGCACCAGAATATAAGAAGATGAATGCAGCCTTTGTCATGCTTACGCGGAATAACGAATTGAAGGATGTATTGTCTTCAATGAATAGCATTGAAGCGCATTTCAATCAATGGTTTAAATACCCATACGTGTTCCTGAATGACGAACCGTTCAGCGAAGAATTTAAGAAATCAATACGTGAAGCTACAGATGCTGATATCGAATTTGGTACACTAGATGAAAGTCAATGGGAGTTTCCAGAAGAAGTAAGAAACACATTCGAATATCAGAATGCCATAACCGATCAGGGAGACAGAGGTATCTTGTATGGTAATATGGAATCATACCATAAGATGTGTCGGTTCTATTCGGGCATATTTTACAAACATCCATTGATGCAGAAATATGAATGGTATTGGAGGTTAGAACCTGATGTGGAGTTTTTCTGTGATTTGACATATGAtccattttttgaaatgcatagaagaaataaaaagtatGCATTCACCATGATTATACCTGAAATTTACTGGACTGTGCCGAACTTGTTTAGGTACACAAAGGCATTTATTAGAGAGTATGGCGTAAAAGTGGGGACACTTTGGAAGCTTTTCGCAACAAATTATGATATTCTGAAGACCGATAAAGGAAGAGATGAATTTACTGACTATGAAAATATGGTTAGAGATGATCTTCATCAGTGGGTAAAatttggtggtgatgtggaACCCAAGTTATCAGAGAAGGTAGCTATCGACCATTTACTTGAATCGGAAACTGCAGACGATGACGTAGGGTTGATGTTCTTGGTGAACAGGGCTAGGTCAAAGGTACCACTAATCGAAGATGAATTTGAGGGAGAAGAATATAATTTATGTCATTTCTGGTCAAACTTCGAGATAGCAAGATTGGATGTTTTTGATAACGAAGTCTACAACAGTTATTTCCAATATTTAGAAGCTAGTGGTGGTTTTTGGAAAGAACGTTGGGGGGATGCACCAGTACATTCTATTGGATTAGCATTGACTCTAGACGTAGACGATATACATTATTTTAGAGATATTGGGTATATGCATTCCATTTTGAAACATTGTCCAAAGAACTCACCTGATTTAAACGAATTCCAATACAAGCCCGCTAATAAGAAATACAAGAGGAGCTCCTGGACTAGATATGATACTCCAATTGAAGGGGGTAGCGGTTGTCGTTGTAGATGTCCTAGTAAACCGGCTGAGGTAGAAGATACTATcacattttgttttgaaaaatggaTGGATGTGACACATTTGAAGAAGGGAGAGGTAGAGCTATACCAACTATTCAACattgaagagaaagaggAAATGGTGAGAAATGATTTTGAAAGGCACCATCAACAGCAGAATCAGTAA
- the TRM12 gene encoding tRNA(Phe) (4-demethylwyosine(37)-C(7)) aminocarboxypropyltransferase (CAGL0M06809g~Ortholog(s) have cytosol, nucleus localization) → MVLELVVRDLKLLKPIKTILENEGLFVKPIYSEGEDKIIRTRISDSNHQLLESLGTGVLIREIDGPVIQSHTKNDITEFTRHFFEGKLENATVIKLLEVLPVKYTVFPPLLLFNYSKQRSFLNELWQQTVPSELMDQFYQAMLSAPFLANKKVSHIATNMPIIESDVMRRPFNIVPLYGFKNSIPNEDKIWDSPSAQDFQDALWCQVNQNGIEQVWAPQFTMFSRGNIKEKKRILDTFTDIEGNDVVDMYSGIGYFTLSYLTRNARTVFAFELNPWSVEGLKRGLKANRIDQNRCHIFNESNANCLTRIKEYASIHGPPHIRHINLGLLPSSRDGWPLAVQLYRYQLQFSTDRITIHIHENVHIDHIRDNSFIANTVAQLQEIDSELTYTPTHLEQIKTFAPDVWHICLDVDIDH, encoded by the coding sequence ATGGTGTTGGAGTTAGTTGTACGAGATTTGAAACTGCTCAAACCAATAAAGACTatattagaaaatgaagGCTTGTTTGTTAAGCCTATATATTCTGAAGGTGAAGACAAGATCATTAGAACACGGATCAGTGATTCAAACCATCAATTGCTAGAGAGTCTCGGTACTGGAGTTCTGATACGTGAAATCGATGGCCCGGTTATACAATCTCATACCAAGAATGACATAACGGAGTTCACAAGACACTTTTTCGAGGGAAAATTGGAAAATGCAACTGTAATTAAATTACTTGAGGTATTGCCTGTTAAATATACAGTATTTCCACCATTACTATTGTTCAATTACTCCAAACAGAGATCTTTTTTGAATGAACTTTGGCAGCAGACGGTACCGTCTGAGCTTATGGATCAATTCTACCAGGCGATGCTATCAGCGCCATTCCTAGCCAACAAGAAAGTTTCACATATAGCTACAAATATGCCCATAATAGAGTCAGATGTAATGCGGAGGCCCTTTAACATAGTACCATTGTATGGTTTTAAAAATAGTATACCGAACGAGGACAAGATATGGGACTCACCTAGCGCTCAGGATTTCCAAGATGCATTGTGGTGCCAAGTGAATCAAAATGGGATAGAGCAAGTGTGGGCTCCCCAATTTACCATGTTCAGTAGAGGAAATataaaagagaagaaacGTATCTTAGATACTTTTACTGACATTGAAGGAAATGATGTGGTGGACATGTACTCCGGAATAGGCTATTTCACTTTAAGTTACCTCACTAGGAATGCCCGTACTGTATTTGCATTCGAATTAAACCCATGGAGTGTGGAAGGTCTCAAACGAGGTCTCAAGGCTAACAGGATCGACCAGAATAGATGTCATATATTTAATGAAAGCAATGCCAACTGTTTGACAAGAATAAAAGAGTATGCAAGCATACACGGACCACCACACATAAGACACATTAACCTGGGACTGCTCCCAAGCTCAAGAGATGGCTGGCCATTGGCTGTACAACTCTACAGATACCAATTACAGTTCAGTACGGACAGGATAACGATACATATCCATGAAAACGTCCACATAGACCATATACGTGATAATAGCTTCATCGCAAACACAGTAGCCCAATTACAGGAAATCGACTCGGAACTAACATACACACCAACTCACTTGGAGCAGATAAAGACATTTGCTCCAGATGTTTGGCACATATGCCTCGATGTAGATATAGACCACTAG
- the CRZ1 gene encoding DNA-binding transcription factor CRZ1 (CAGL0M06831g~Transcription factor; downstream component of the calcineurin signaling pathway), with protein MGDNEEDRRKKFLNGLQLQPDQDNMFLDQYLDQAAELQRHLQGNNSMNGDVYEQDNNNHNFSTGQNILSESTFSPSSDMSNPVSNLFNSKSINFSDMPYEMGVGEETPNDDRDRQDSNQNNNNNLMNTPTLKIECFDEDGVFLPGDTTNDPFTQDSGPKYDSSQNINAGIVSDMNNFENMDSNFLDFGGDNQVSKEDGTYLDLYDNNLKNASTEKIASSNNLSVSRNSEDNLSRVSSTLNSPFMQPTDRSVSPILSPPVMYLGDHSHTDDNDDVVSILSNNSNILLPVNSHGYKYVTDFNQLGQLIGGDPFELDFNGDNDIINSNDLKVDAETLLNSENVHLQAPQPNNNSSNNNNVSSPSGSNKMPTTPIISIEEYDDNNKNSNDDEYAIDMDSSNALQENRGFLGISLLPAEDSDATHDEILQGRKQKLKNRRVSQSSSRRSSRSSMRSLTPEEKARSLSSNRNKLLEMADLLPKSPSSNNGSNNNSRRSSFYEESEDISMDTNISENNNTNNNTGTDYVCEVCGKVFSRPYNLKSHLRTHTDEKPYQCSICGKAFARQHDKKRHEDLHTGKKRYVCGGKLKDGTFWGCGKKFARSDALGRHFKTSSGRKCITPLYEETARERNLPSIDDTNIQATEMGVTLE; from the coding sequence ATGGGCGATAACGAAGAGGATAGGAGGAAAAAGTTCCTTAATGGATTACAACTGCAGCCGGACCAGGATAATATGTTTTTAGACCAGTATCTAGATCAAGCTGCCGAGTTACAAAGACATCTTCAGGGCAACAACAGCATGAATGGCGATGTATATGAACAAGATAACAATAACCATAATTTCTCGACCGGGCAGAATATACTGAGTGAGTCTACATTTTCACCATCCAGCGACATGTCAAATCCAGTATCTAATCTATTCAACTCCAAGTCTATAAATTTCTCAGATATGCCCTATGAAATGGGTGTGGGCGAGGAGACACCCAATGACGATAGGGATAGACAAGATAGCAATCagaataataacaataatctCATGAATACACCTACTTTAAAGATTGAATGCTTTGATGAGGACGGCGTGTTTCTTCCCGGAGATACAACAAATGACCCTTTTACTCAGGATAGTGGACCCAAATATGATAGCTCGCAAAATATCAACGCTGGTATTGTCAGTGATATGAATAATTTTGAGAATATGGATAGCAattttttggattttggCGGAGATAATCAGGTCTCAAAAGAAGATGGGACTTATCTAGACCTTTATGACAATAACCTAAAGAATGCAAGCACAGAGAAGATTGCATCTTCAAATAACTTGAGTGTGAGTAGAAATTCCGAGGATAACCTCTCCAGAGTTTCATCCACATTGAATAGCCCCTTTATGCAGCCTACAGATAGAAGCGTATCGCCTATACTTTCCCCACCTGTAATGTACCTGGGAGACCATTCCCACactgatgataatgatgacGTTGTAAGCATTCTGTCGAATAACTCTAATATACTATTACCGGTAAATTCGCATGGTTACAAGTACGTGACTGACTTCAATCAGCTAGGGCAATTAATTGGAGGAGATCCATTTGAACTTGACTTCAATGGAGATAACGACATTATAAATTCTAATGACTTGAAAGTTGATGCTGAAACGCTACTAAATTCAGAGAACGTTCACCTACAGGCTCCTCAACCCAATAACAATAgtagtaataataataacgTTTCGTCACCATCGGGCTCAAATAAGATGCCTACAACCccaataatttcaattgaggaatatgatgataataataaaaactcTAACGATGATGAGTATGCGATTGATATGGACTCTTCAAATGCTCTCCAAGAGAATAGAGGTTTCCTCGGTATATCATTACTACCGGCGGAGGACTCGGACGCAACACATGACGAAATATTACAAGGAAGGAAAcaaaagctgaaaaataGAAGGGTATCTCAAAGTAGTTCCCGTAGGTCTTCTCGATCATCCATGCGCAGCTTAACACCTGAAGAAAAAGCCCGTTCATTGAGTTCGAACAGGAATAAATTATTGGAAATGGCTGACTTATTACCAAAATCGCCTTCATCGAACAACGGTTCGAATAATAACTCTAGAAGATCTTCCTTCTATGAGGAAAGTGAAGATATTTCCATGGATACCAACATATCCGAAAAtaacaataccaacaaTAATACTGGCACCGATTATGTATGTGAAGTTTGTGGGAAAGTTTTCTCTCGACCATATAACCTGAAGTCACATTTGAGAACACATACAGATGAAAAGCCATACCAATGCTCTATATGTGGGAAGGCATTTGCAAGACAGCACGATAAAAAGAGGCACGAGGATTTGCATACTGGTAAAAAACGGTATGTATGTGGTGGTAAATTGAAGGATGGTACTTTTTGGGGGTGTGGTAAGAAGTTTGCAAGAAGTGATGCCTTAGGTAGACATTTTAAGACGAGTAGCGGGAGGAAATGTATCACCCCACTATACGAAGAGACCGCAAGAGAGAGGAATCTCCCTAGTATAGACGATACGAATATTCAAGCAACTGAGATGGGTGTTACTTTGGAATAA